In the Gemmatimonadota bacterium genome, GGTCCAGCTCCGGCAGATCCGGGCGGAGGGGGCGGCGGAAGAAGAACGTTACCACGGCGAGGGCATCTGATGCCGGAGCTGTGGGGGCCGGCCATGTTCGTGGGCGCGCTGGCCCTCATCTTCTCCGGCTACCCGGTGGCCTTCGCGCTGGGGGGCACGGCCCTGCTCTTTGCGGCCCTGGGCGCGGCCACCGGCGCCTTCGATTGGCACCTGCTGCTGGCCATGCCCGAGCGGACCTTCGGCACCATGTCCAACTACACGCTGCTGGCCGTGCCCTTCTTCATCTTCATGGGCACGGTGCTGGAGAAGTCGCGGCTGGCGGAGCAGCTCCTGGAGACCATCGGCATCCTGTTCGGACGGCTGCGCGGCGGGCTGGCACTGGGCGTGGTCTTCGTGGGCGCGCTGCTGGCCGCCGCGACAGGCGTGGTGGGCGCGTCCGTCACGGCCATGGGGCTGATCTCGCTCCCCGTCATGCTGCGCTACGGCTACCAGCGCGAGCTGGCGGTGGGCGTCATCGCCGCCGCCGGCACGCTGGGCCAGATCATTCCACCCAGCATCGTGCTGATCGTGCTGGGCGACCAGATGGGTGTCTCGGTGGGCGCACTCTTCGCCGCCGCCGTAGCGCCCGGACTGATGCTGACCACGCTGTACGCACTCTACGTGGCCGGCGTGGCCGTGCTCCGGCCGCGCCGCCTGCCCGCGCTACCGCTCGAGGCGCGCGCGCTCCGCGGCTGGGTCCTGGCCCGCCGCGTACTGGCCTCGCTGCTGCCGCCGCTGCTGCTGATCGTGGTCGTGCTGGGCAGCATCTTTGCCGGACTGGCCACGCCCACCGAGGCCGGCGCGCTGGGCGCGATCGGCGCCATGCTGCTGGCGGCAGGCAAGCGCATGCTGACGCGGGCCGCGCTGGCCGCGGCCATGAGCGAGACGACCCGGCTCACGGTCATGGTCGTCTTCCTGCTCATCGGCTCGACCGCCTTCGCACTCGTCTTCCGCGGCCTCTCCGGCGACCTCTGGATCGAGGAGACGCTGACCGGCCTGCCCGGCGGAGCGCTGGGCTTCCTCCTGGTCGTCAACGCCTTCGTCTTCCTGCTCGGCTTCTTCATCGACTTCTTCGAGATCGCGTTCATCATCGTGCCGCTGATCGTCGCGCCCGCGGCCAGCCTCGGCATCGACCTGACCTGGCTGGCCATCGTGCTGGCCGTCAACCTGCAGACCTCGTTCCTGACGCCGCCCTTCGGCTTCTCGCTCTTCTACCTGCGCGGCGTCACGCCCGCTGAAATCCCCACCACCGCCATGTACCGCGGCGTCATCCCCTTCATCGGGCTTCAGCTCCTGCTGCTCCTGGGCATCATCCTGTTCGCGCGGCCGTAGACGCTGCCAGGCTGCCGAGCTTGGGAAAGGCGAAGGCCATGTAGCGCAGTTCCGGGCCGGCAAAGTAGGGGAGCGACCTGGCACGGAACGCCTGCCAGTGCTCGTAGACCCGCCGGAAGGTCGCGTCTTTGGCGGCCAGGTCCGCCAGCAGCCCCTGACTCTCCCGATACGCGGCCTCCAGGATCTCGTCGGAATATGGTCGCAGTTGCACCCCATGCTGTTTGACCAGTCGCACCAGCGCCTCCGGGTTGGCGGCGTCGTAGCGGGCCAGCATGTCCTGGTTCACCTCCCGTGTGGCGCTCTCCAGGATCTCCTTATAGACCTCCGGCAGCGCGTCCCAGGCCCGGCGGTTCACGTGCAGGCTCAGCGTCACGCCCGGCTCCCACCAGCCGGGGTAGTAGTAGTGCGGCGCGATGCGGTAGAAACCCAGCTTCTCGTCGTCATGCGGGCCGACCCACTCGGTGGCGTCAATCGCGCCCCGCTCGAGCGCCGGATAGATGTCGCCGCCCGCCAGCACCTGCACTGTCACGCCCAGCCGGCTCATGACCTCGCCCCCCAGCCCCGGGATGCGCATGCGCAGCCCGCGCAGGTCGGAGACCGAGCCCACCGGCCGGCGGAACCAGCCGCCCATCTGCACGCCCGTGTTGCCGCAGGGGAAGGTCATGATCCCGAAATCCGCGAAGATCTGGCGGATCAGATCGAGCCCGCCGCCATGATACAGCCAGGCGTGGTGCTGCCGCGCCATGAAGCCGAAGGGCACGCCCGTGTCGAACGCCAGCGCCGGGCTCTTGCCGATGTAGTAGTAGCTGGCTGTGTGGCCCGCCTGGACCGTGCCCTGCTGCACCGCATCCATCACCTGCAGCCCGGGCACCACCTCGCCCGCCGGGTGCACCCGGATCCGGAACCGCCCGCCCGTCAGCGCGGCCACCCGCTGCGCCAGCACCTCCGCCGAGCCGTACAGGATGTCCAGCCCGCGGGGGAAGCTCGAGGCCAGCCGCCAGCTCACGGCCGGGCCGCCGCCCCCGCCGCCGGCCTCCGCAGCGCCCGCGGCGGCGTCGTCACTCCTCGCGCACGCACCCAGCAGACCCGTGCCCGCGGCGCCCACCGCCGCGTGCTTCAGAAAGGTGCGCCGCCTGATCCGGTCCACGGTTCCTCACCCTCCGAAGGCCGCCGCTGCGCTCCAGGCGTGCGGGGTCGAGCCAAAACTTCGCGCGGTTCTTTTCGCGCTCGACGTGTACGTGCGTGCGGCGGCTCCGCACGATCGCTGGCGCTAGAAGAAGAACCGGTAAGGACCGACCCGCAGCACCGTGGGCATGATGCTCAGAACTTGCCATCAGATGGTCCAGCGGGCAACCAGTCGTACACAGGGCTCTGGGCTGACAGCACGTTCTAGAGGCCGTTGAAACTGGAACATGCTACCGCTTGGTGTACTCCGGGCCCCCACGCTCCCCGATCCGGCTCCCATCCACCGAGATTATCCATTAGCGGCGCCCCGGGCTTGCGGGGGCTCGTTGGCACGGTCAGGAACCGGCGCGACTTCCGCACGGCCCGCGCTAGAAGCCGGCAGGCGGCGAGTGCGCGGAGGGGAAGGCCCGTGAGGGTTCGCATGGCCTGAAGCCCTCAGGCTCATCCCCAACCTTCTCCTGGCCTGTTAGCCTATGTCGTTGCCCAGGAGAGGCACTCATCACCACGCACGTGCCCACCGTTCTTCGAATCGGGCCGTACCGGTTTTTCTTCTACG is a window encoding:
- a CDS encoding TRAP transporter large permease subunit, with amino-acid sequence MPELWGPAMFVGALALIFSGYPVAFALGGTALLFAALGAATGAFDWHLLLAMPERTFGTMSNYTLLAVPFFIFMGTVLEKSRLAEQLLETIGILFGRLRGGLALGVVFVGALLAAATGVVGASVTAMGLISLPVMLRYGYQRELAVGVIAAAGTLGQIIPPSIVLIVLGDQMGVSVGALFAAAVAPGLMLTTLYALYVAGVAVLRPRRLPALPLEARALRGWVLARRVLASLLPPLLLIVVVLGSIFAGLATPTEAGALGAIGAMLLAAGKRMLTRAALAAAMSETTRLTVMVVFLLIGSTAFALVFRGLSGDLWIEETLTGLPGGALGFLLVVNAFVFLLGFFIDFFEIAFIIVPLIVAPAASLGIDLTWLAIVLAVNLQTSFLTPPFGFSLFYLRGVTPAEIPTTAMYRGVIPFIGLQLLLLLGIILFARP
- a CDS encoding TRAP transporter substrate-binding protein, with the protein product MRRRTFLKHAAVGAAGTGLLGACARSDDAAAGAAEAGGGGGGPAVSWRLASSFPRGLDILYGSAEVLAQRVAALTGGRFRIRVHPAGEVVPGLQVMDAVQQGTVQAGHTASYYYIGKSPALAFDTGVPFGFMARQHHAWLYHGGGLDLIRQIFADFGIMTFPCGNTGVQMGGWFRRPVGSVSDLRGLRMRIPGLGGEVMSRLGVTVQVLAGGDIYPALERGAIDATEWVGPHDDEKLGFYRIAPHYYYPGWWEPGVTLSLHVNRRAWDALPEVYKEILESATREVNQDMLARYDAANPEALVRLVKQHGVQLRPYSDEILEAAYRESQGLLADLAAKDATFRRVYEHWQAFRARSLPYFAGPELRYMAFAFPKLGSLAASTAARTG